TGTTATCCAGGACAATCTGAAAAAACCGTTGGCTAACGAACTGCTGTTTGGTTCGCTGGTGGACGGCGGACAGGTGACCGTGGCGCTGGATCAGGCGAAGAACGAGCTGACGTACGATTTCCAGAGTGCGGCGAAGCACAAGCCGGAAGCGGCTCACTAACCTTGTTGAATGATGATAAAAACCGGGCGAAAGCCCGGTTTTTTATGCCTGCTCGATCGGTTCCCTCTCCTCTTTGGGGAGAGGGTTAGGGTGAGGGGAAACATGCGACTCCGGTGGGGGTTCCGTTCACCTCACGTTCGCTGCTTCTCTGTAAACCACGTCACCGGTGAACGTGTTAAGGGGGGCTATCGCCGCCCCCTTAACAATCCCGGCTTCCGGCAAAGAAAATCGCCGCTGCGCGGTCCCTTCGGCTTATTCCCTTCGGCTTTCGGGTCGGGGGGCGATCCTACATCCATGTAGGTCGCCTCCTCTCGGCGCATCCATGCGCCTCGCCCCGGCCTGCGGTCAACGCCTCAGCGATTTTCAGCCGGACCAGGGCATCGCTATAGGTGCTGAGTAACTATCGAGCACTCTTTTCGCTGCAAGCTCGATCGGTTCCCTCTCCCTTGAGGGAGAGGGTTAGGGTGAGGGGGAATCGCGAGCACCATCGTCAAAACTTTGCGAGGCGTTATCCAGAATGTAAATGTGAGTATTGCTGGATAAAACCCCAGTAATAGAATGGCGATGCACCTGCAAAATCAGGTGCCAGGATTGGCGTCCTGAATTGTGTGCACAGATATGTTCCCGTGCATAAAGGATGATTTATGACTAATGAAAATAATGTTGCCCAGCTTTATAGCGAACTCGAACTCAGCACTCCCGATCTCTCCACCCTTGCCGCGCGCTGCAACCTGCTCACCGAAATCCTGGTCGATTGCAATTCGTTGCCGCAAACGCAGCCCGTGTGCCGCTGCCTTGCGGCATACCTGGACGCATTCAGAAGCGAGCTGGAAAAATCGATGAGCGATTTTCGCGTGCTGGAGGACGATGAGATCCCGCCCTCGCACAAACAGAAGTGGCTGCTGGACAGCACCGAAGCCCAGTGTGATTACTGCCGGGCGTTAAACCACGTGCTGCTGGTGTCGCATTTTGACCGCGATATGCTTCCGCATCTCACCGGCCTGCTGCACGAGATCAGCCATGCGATGCTGGCGGATCTGACTGTGGTGCGCGTTCACTGACGCTGCGCATAAAAAAAGGCCGGGATAACCCGGCCTTTAGTATTCTCTCTACGCCATTCGCGGCGAAAAACTCTTAGCGACTACGGAAGACAATGCGGCCTTTGCTCAGGTCGTACGGGGTCAGCTCAACAGTCACTTTGTCGCCCGTCAGAATACGGATATAGTTCTTACGCATTTTACCGGAGATATGCGCGGTAACAACGTGACCGTTTTCCAGTTCTACGCGAAACATGGTGTTAGGCAACGTTTCAAGAACGGTACCCTGCATTTCAATATTGTCTTCTTTGGCCATCTAATCCTCTGGGGTATCACTACCAAGTTTTGAACCGGCAAGATAATGCCGAAATTCATCAATTAAGTAAAGATTTGCGCGTTTAAAACGCAGCAAAGCAGTTTCAGCGTATTACCCGGACGTCACGGATGAACCGTACGAAAAGCGCATACGTAAAGGGGAGGTGGCAGGATAAACGATAGGGCGTTATCGGATGCGAACTATTCCCAAACGGCGGCGGGGCAACAGGCAGAACCTACTCTGCGGCAGAATTATAGCACCTTGAGGAAAAATATGCGGAAAACATTTATCTTTGGGGCATAAATAACGTCCCGGGGACCCAGAAATTCTGCGGTAATTTCTGCATTCGCAGCGTCGCCAGTTGATGCAG
This Leclercia sp. S52 DNA region includes the following protein-coding sequences:
- the infA gene encoding translation initiation factor IF-1, yielding MAKEDNIEMQGTVLETLPNTMFRVELENGHVVTAHISGKMRKNYIRILTGDKVTVELTPYDLSKGRIVFRSR